The proteins below are encoded in one region of Acidobacteriota bacterium:
- a CDS encoding amidohydrolase family protein translates to MVQYEKLGHAALAMLLWCACLACSTSSHSPETTQAELIVSGATLIDGTGAPPQAETSIIVRDGRVDAVIPDSDAEGLAAETVIDATGKFLIPGLADMHVHFGLGAPVSRKPETTDVVLARELYYGVTAILMLGGTDGSTDSIRALRDRRARGELKSPHIYGTGGHLTLHGTHPIYTIFPPGVREATDSLAADTPMSEPVNLYSLGIGISLVRTEEAARTAVQERAKGGMHAIKITVESGPTPFGDDHPQMSVEMIRAIVDEAAQHDLRVFAHVTSRDELEAAFEGGAAGAVHTVEGHPLSDTALADRMAAAGFIVVPTLSLYSGLVSLWYVDEPFDTSDAFLRETVSNEEVAALKNPAFLTRFRRGGSVTIEPGVDSHEANTRRIAGLLANVKMLHDQGVPLALGTDTGNPYVFPGYSVHRELELLVRAGLTPMEALETATRNAAEMIGAGAEFGTIEPGKRADLLILNANPLDDIRNTRSLETVISEGRMVNRRALLGSAD, encoded by the coding sequence ATGGTTCAGTACGAAAAGTTGGGTCACGCCGCATTGGCGATGCTGCTGTGGTGTGCGTGCTTGGCGTGTAGTACTTCTAGCCACTCGCCGGAAACTACGCAGGCGGAACTCATAGTCAGCGGAGCCACGCTCATCGACGGGACCGGCGCCCCACCACAAGCCGAAACCAGCATCATTGTCCGCGATGGCCGTGTCGACGCGGTCATTCCGGACAGCGACGCCGAGGGGCTGGCGGCGGAGACCGTGATTGACGCTACGGGAAAGTTCTTGATCCCAGGTCTCGCGGATATGCATGTCCATTTCGGACTCGGTGCCCCGGTGTCGCGCAAACCCGAGACCACTGACGTGGTCCTCGCTCGCGAGCTTTACTACGGCGTCACGGCCATTCTCATGCTCGGCGGCACCGATGGAAGCACCGACTCGATCCGGGCCCTGCGAGATCGTCGTGCGAGGGGCGAGCTCAAGTCCCCGCACATCTACGGCACCGGCGGTCATCTTACTCTTCACGGCACGCACCCCATCTACACCATATTCCCTCCTGGCGTGCGGGAGGCCACCGATTCGCTAGCGGCGGATACCCCGATGAGCGAACCGGTCAACTTGTATTCGCTCGGCATCGGTATCTCACTCGTCCGCACCGAGGAGGCAGCACGAACCGCGGTTCAGGAGCGTGCCAAGGGCGGGATGCACGCGATCAAGATCACCGTTGAGTCAGGCCCGACGCCGTTCGGCGATGACCACCCGCAAATGTCGGTCGAGATGATTCGGGCGATCGTGGACGAGGCGGCTCAGCACGACCTGCGAGTTTTCGCCCACGTCACGTCCCGGGATGAGCTGGAAGCGGCGTTCGAAGGGGGTGCAGCAGGCGCCGTACACACCGTTGAAGGGCATCCTCTGTCTGACACTGCCCTCGCTGATCGGATGGCCGCAGCGGGTTTCATCGTAGTTCCCACACTCTCGCTATACAGCGGCCTGGTCTCATTGTGGTACGTCGACGAACCGTTTGACACAAGCGACGCGTTCCTACGTGAGACCGTGTCAAACGAAGAAGTCGCGGCCCTGAAAAATCCTGCGTTCCTCACCCGCTTTCGGCGAGGAGGCTCGGTCACTATCGAACCCGGCGTCGACTCGCACGAAGCGAATACACGCCGCATTGCCGGCCTGTTGGCCAACGTGAAGATGCTCCATGACCAGGGCGTCCCACTCGCTCTCGGGACCGACACCGGCAATCCGTATGTATTCCCGGGCTACAGCGTTCATCGGGAACTGGAGTTGCTCGTACGGGCCGGGCTCACGCCGATGGAAGCACTCGAGACGGCCACACGGAACGCCGCCGAGATGATCGGTGCCGGCGCAGAGTTCGGCACGATCGAGCCCGGGAAACGCGCCGATCTTCTCATCCTCAACGCAAACCCTCTGGATGACATTCGAAACACGCGATCGCTGGAGACAGTGATCAGTGAGGGGCGGATGGTGAATCGCAGGGCACTACTGGGCAGCGCCGATTGA